The sequence below is a genomic window from Salinispira pacifica.
TCCATGGTATCTCCTTTTTAAACAAGCTATCCGGATTATCCACATAACCGCGGTTTGCCCAGTTAACGCTTTCTCTTCTCAGAATTCCCCCTCCGGTGAGAAGAACCTTTTGTATCTTTTTGAATCGGTTGTCGTCCGGGGCAAGGTTGTGGGAAGGCATAAGATAGACGCCCCCGTCCAGAAGTTCCGACTGGAGCTCACGGACGTTGATCTGCGCCGGAGTGGTGTTCTGCCGTACACATAATGCCGCCGCCGCCCCTGCGGCCTGCCCCGCCTGCATCACCACAGGCTGAAGTCTGGTGCAGCCGTTTACCAGTCCGCTTACCGAAACCGATTTCTCCGCCGCAAGAATGTTGACTCCGTCCCTTGGAATCAGGGAGCCGTAGGGCAGGGAAAACGGGGGGATCCGGGGAAACCGGATCTCCGGATCATCCGGATCCTGACTGCGGTGGTGATCCAGGGGATAATCTCCCGATGCGATGGCAAAGGTGGTGAGGGGGCTCGAATCAGGTTCCAGAATATCATTGAGGGCAAGGGTCTGAAGTCCGTAAATCCGTTTTGATTCCCGAATATAAGGGATGAGGGCCAGTCCCGGCGTATAATCATTAGTTTCTGTCAGCGGGTAGATATGCTCTGCGGGAACGATTTCTCCGGATATCAGCTGGCTGTTGATCAGTTTTATGAGTCTCAAAGTTTTTTCCCTGGCTCTTCGAAACATATCCGGCCGGGCCCCGGGGGAAAAATAATCACCATACAGATCGTTTCCGGCAATGGGCCAGTTCAGCATGTAATACTTGCCCGGTAGCTTCCCGTAATTAAGAAAGCGTTCCCAGGATATTTCCGGATTCCCCAAAAGACCGGCGAACTCACCGCTCAGGACTGACGAAGGGGAGGTGTGGGAGAACTCAAGTTCGCCCTTTGCTTCCAGGGTTGCAGTCCAGGTGAGATCCTGGG
It includes:
- a CDS encoding FAD-dependent oxidoreductase; this encodes MKQQMQTDIAVIGGSASGVAAAIQAARMGCRVHILEEGPWVGGMLSAAGVSAIDGNHELPSGLWGEFRSRLREHYGGPGALETGWVSNTQFNPRTAENILRSMLEAEPGIQLHTGCSIDSMEQVSEQGRIRIASIQFTGSDGQSCLLRPETLILADEFGDSVEMAGLEWHGGLEGRTAYGESIGPEHPLKHPQDLTWTATLEAKGELEFSHTSPSSVLSGEFAGLLGNPEISWERFLNYGKLPGKYYMLNWPIAGNDLYGDYFSPGARPDMFRRAREKTLRLIKLINSQLISGEIVPAEHIYPLTETNDYTPGLALIPYIRESKRIYGLQTLALNDILEPDSSPLTTFAIASGDYPLDHHRSQDPDDPEIRFPRIPPFSLPYGSLIPRDGVNILAAEKSVSVSGLVNGCTRLQPVVMQAGQAAGAAAALCVRQNTTPAQINVRELQSELLDGGVYLMPSHNLAPDDNRFKKIQKVLLTGGGILRRESVNWANRGYVDNPDSLFKKEIPWNSLFL